The Theileria orientalis strain Shintoku DNA, chromosome 3, complete genome genome window below encodes:
- a CDS encoding uncharacterized protein (heat shock chaperonin-binding domain containing protein), which produces MIDLKTLGNNAFKAGNFKEAADFFTKAIELNPNDHVLYSNRSGAYASMSMYTEALSDANKCIELKPDWPKGYSRKGLCEYKLGNHEAAKETYKLGLKFDPENEALKKALYDVENDFSHQYMQSLMMVTRLIQENPNLQKYQSEDPEYASKLASTLARMNHDPSVLQQILNDPNPAIRDGLMASMGMNMPTEKRETQYEKPKEPEKSEPKENLTPSQQEANKLKEEGNNLYKQKKFEEALEMYNKASELDPENLLLENNKAAVYLEMGEYEKCVKTCNDAIERRYDVMADFTVVSKIYNRLASCYTKMEKYDDAISAYQKSLIENNTRQTRSLLKDVERLKDKKEREAYINPELAEQHREKGNEYFKEFKFPEAKKEYDEAIKRNPKDAKLYSNRAAALLKLCEYPSALNDCNKALELDPLFVKAWARKGNLHVLMKEYHKAMDAYDKGLNIDAQSPDCLQGKYNCMAKIQEMNKSSEVDEQQYKQAMSDPEVQQIMGDPQFQLILRKLAENPSCVSEYMKDPKIAKAVEKLIAAGKGTLENINSNEEKHWKNSVIDI; this is translated from the exons ATGATTGATTTAAAGACGTTGGGGAACAACGCCTTCAAGGCAGGAAACTTCAAAGAGGCAGCAGATTTTTTCACGAAGGCTATTGAATTGAACCCAAACGACCACGTGCTGTACTCAAATAGGTCAGGTGCATACGCCTCTATGTCTATGTACACGGAAGCCTTGTCAGATGCAAACAAATGCATAGAACTGAAGCCGGATTGGCCAAAG GGATATTCCAGAAAGGGGCTGTGCGAATATAAACTGGGAAACCACGAAGCAGCGAAAGaaacatataaattag GCTTAAAATTTGACCCCGAAAACGAGGCATTGAAAAAGGCACTATACGATGTGGAAAATGACT TCTCGCATCAGTATATGCAATCTTTGATGATGGTGACCAGGCTCATACAGGAGAACCCGAACTTGCAGAAGTACCAGAGCGAGGACCCGGAGTACGCGTCAAAGTTGGCAAGCACACTTGCAAGGATGAATCACGACCCAAGTGTATTGCAACAGATACTAAATGACCCA AATCCAGCAATAAGAGATGGGCTCATGGCATCGATGGGAATGAACATGCCCACCGAAAAGAGAGAAACACAATACGAGAAGCCGAAGGAGCCGGAGAAATCGGAGCCTAAGGAGAATTTGACGCCAAGTCaacaa GAGGCAAATAAGCTAAAGGAGGAAGGAAATAACCTGTATAAGCAGAAGAAGTTCGAAGAGGCGCTGGAGATGTACAACAAAGCGTCGGAACTTGACCCGGAAAACCTGCTGCTAGAAAACAATAAGGCAGCAGTGTACCTGGAGATGGGAGAGTACGAAAAGTGCGTAAAGACGTGCAACGACGCAATAGAAAGAAGATACGACGTGATGGCGGACTTCACAGTCGTGTCAAAG ATCTACAACAGGCTCGCGAGCTGCTACACGAAGATGGAAAAGTACGACGACGCAATATCGGCATACCAGAAGTCGCTGATAGAGAACAACACGAGGCAGACGAGAAGTTTGCTGAAGGACGTCGAGAGGCTGAAGGACAAGAAGGAAAGAGAGGCGTACATTAACCCGGAGTTGGCAGAACAA CATCGCGAGAAGGGAAACGAGTATTTTAAGGAGTTCAAGTTCCCAGAAGCAAAGAAAG aatacGATGAGGCAATCAAAAGGAACCCGAAAGACGCAAAACTCTACTCAAACAGAGCGGCAGCACTGTTGAAGCTATGCGAATACCCATCGGCACTTAAC GACTGTAACAAAGCATTGGAATTGGATCCACTCTTTGTAAAGGCATGGGCACGCAAAGGGAACCTGCACGTGCTCATGAAGGAGTACCACAAGGCAATGGACGCATACGACAAGGGGCTCAACATCGATGCCCAGAGTCCGGACTGTCTACAGGGAAAATACAAC tGTATGGCCAAGATTCAAGAGATGAACAAAAGCAGCGAAGTGGACGAACAGCAATACAAGCAGGCAATGTCGGACCCAGAAGTGCAGCAAATCATGGGAGACCCGCAGTTCCAACTCATACTGAGGAAACTGGCAGAAAACCCATCATGTGTATCGGAGTACATGAAGGACCCGAAGATAGCAAAGGCAGTGGAAAAGTTAATAGCAGCCGGTAAGGGAACGTTGgagaatataaatagtaatgAAGAAAAGCATTGGAAAAATAGCGTAATAGATATATAG
- a CDS encoding queuine tRNA-ribosyltransferase-like protein yields the protein MECLKENKPFFKVLTKCKNSVHLYRRGVIQSDLQTPSCPLFSKSILPDPLTISHISEIQRKPFLCVSYSSVVPCLPMLKEYEKQSRLNKNLRRFVDYEGATTLFTLNNPFIEEYKIENGNFVFYVNSSKYELDLHTTKLIIDLLRPTMSIIPCELMKLNKLVKLSSRKRNRAIEQYTTYHEELKESSDLTKIIASAHPVLGYNKDDIYPGVELSGLGYGESLEERAEMIKAMLKGTSDEKLRVIQLNTGTAIEILHAVLLGVDVVISPHPETLSSEGRALCFNIPEETEEDIDLESLLQILNENCEFEDGVYKDNINSYIDLNDSVYHSQLDKRLHEISIRKESRSYVHHLLKCKEMSAEIILSSHNLWMYEALFQKIRDSIEMDNLLGFVYSFINTNLK from the coding sequence atggaatgtttaaaagaaaataaaccGTTTTTCAAAGTTCTTACCAAGTGTAAAAACAGTGTTCATTTATATCGCAGAGGTGTGATCCAATCTGACTTACAAACGCCATCTTGCCCATTATTTTCTAAATCAATACTTCCAGATCCATTAACAATCAGTCACATCTCTGAAATTCAGAGGAAGCCTTTTTTATGTGTATCATACTCATCAGTCGTGCCATGTTTGCCAATGCTAAAAGAGTACGAAAAACAGTCAAggttgaataaaaatttaagaaGATTCGTGGACTATGAAGGTGCAACAACACTGTTTACTCTTAATAATCCATTCATtgaagaatataaaatagaGAACGGCAACTTCGTGTTCTATGTTAACAGTTCGAAATACGAACTGGATTTACACACAACAAAATTAATCATAGATTTACTGAGACCAACCATGTCGATAATACCCTGTGAACTAATGAAGCTGAATAAACTAGTTAAACTAAGTTCGAGGAAAAGAAACAGGGCAATAGAACAGTACACAACATACCATGAAGAACTTAAAGAATCTTCCgatttaactaaaataatagCTAGCGCTCATCCAGTACTAGGCTATAATAAGGACGATATATATCCCGGAGTTGAACTATCTGGACTAGGATACGGGGAATCTTTAGAGGAAAGAGCGGAAATGATTAAAGCAATGTTAAAAGGAACAAGTGACGAAAAGCTGAGGGTCATACAACTAAATACAGGAACTGCCATTGAAATTTTACACGCTGTTCTCCTCGGAGTAGACGTTGTTATATCACCACATCCAGAGACTCTATCCAGCGAAGGAAGAGCGCTGTGTTTCAATATACCAGAAGAAACCGAAGAGGATATAGACTTAGAGTCACTGCTCCAgatattaaatgaaaactGTGAGTTCGAAGATGGAGTTTATAAGGACAATATAAACTCGtatatagatttaaatgataGTGTGTACCATAGCCAGCTGGACAAACGACTCCACGAAATTTCAATCAGGAAGGAATCTAGGTCTTACGTCCACCACCTCTTGAAATGTAAGGAAATGAGCGCAGAAATAATACTATCAAGTCATAATTTATGGATGTACGAAGCACTGTTTCAAAAGATAAGAGATTCCATAGAAATGGATAATCTGTTAGGATTTGTATATAGctttataaatacaaatctAAAATAG
- a CDS encoding GTP-binding protein, whose protein sequence is MAPKDKNAQPEPKVLLGRPKNNLKLGLVGLPNVGKSTTFNLLSKQCVPAENFPFCTISKSKILMKQSFQVQFKLILFKRLPLVPDERFDHLCKVFAPKKEISATLTIFDIAGLVRGAHKGEGLGNAFLSHIDAVDGILHVVRAFEDDEIIHTDGEVNPVNDLDTINQELILKDLDKVTKAIAEVDKVYQRNMKIKSKKEELDTLVKVKEQLETNKWISQGSWKSNEIPYINEYNFLTAKPIVYLVNLSENDFVRQKNKWLAKIAKWVQENNPGPIIPYSAQFEQSLEAFPTEEARQSYLKDKNAASSKIAKIITSGYHELQLIHYFTCGPDEVRCWTIRNGTKAPQAAGRTKRDNTAYSGAMNNTCRKEYVVNDGDIIFFKFNVTNSKK, encoded by the exons atggCCCCTAAAGATAAGAACGCCCAACCTGAGCCTAAAGTTTTGCTTGGAAG GCCAAAAAACAACTTGAAGCTCGGTCTGGTTGGACTTCCAAACGTTGGAAAGTCCACgacttttaatttgttatctAAGCAATGTGTTCCTGCTGAAAACTTTCCgttttgtacaataagtAAGTCCAAA ATCCTCATGAAGCAGTCGTTTCAGGTTcaatttaaactaattCTGTTTAAAAGATTACCTTTAGTTCCTGATGAACGATTTGATCACCTTTGTAAGGTGTTTGCGCCCAAAAAGGAGATTTCTGCAACCTTGACCATTTTTGACATCGCTGGCCTGGTGAGAGGAGCCCATAAGGGAGAAGGGTTGGGTAACGCCTTCTTGTCCCACATCGATGCAGTTGATGGAATCCTCCACGTT GTTCGCGCCTTCGAGGATGATGAAATTATACACACCGATGGCGAGGTTAATCCAGTTAATGACCTGGATACGATCAACCAAGAGTTAATTTTGAAGGATTTGGATAAGGTAACAAAGGCGATAGCCGAAGTGGATAAAGTATACCAGCGTaacatgaaaataaaatcaaaaaaagAGGAGTTGGATACGCTGGTTAAAGTAAAGGAGCAGCTGGAAACCAACAAGTGGATAAGTCAAG GATCGTGGAAATCTAATGAAATACCGTACATTAACGAATATAACTTTTTAACAGCTAAGCCAATAGTGTACCTCGTTAACCTATCAGAAAATGATTTTGTGCGTCAGAAGAATAAATGGCTAGCCAAAATAGCTAAATGGGTGCAGGAAAATAACCCAGGTCCCATAATACCATACAGTGCCCAGTTTGAGCAGTCATTAGAAGCATTCCCAACAGAAGAAGCTCGTCAAAGTTATTTAAag GATAAAAACGCTGCTTCAAGTAAGATTGCTAAAATAATCACAAGTGGATACCATGAGTTGCAACTCATTCACTACTTCACATGTGGGCCTGACGAGGTGAGGTGCTGGACGATAAGAAATGGAACGAAGGCCCCGCAAGCAGCCGGTAGGACTAAGCGTGATAACACGGCATACAG TGGCGCTATGAATAACACTTGTAGGAAGGAGTATGTTGTGAATGACGGCGACATCATATTCTTTAAGTTTAACGTTACCAACAGTAAGAAGTAA
- a CDS encoding protein CWC15 homolog, with protein sequence MSTAHRPTWHNAIGVGLEERGSTVAVSSKDQPSHREIKRRAPVNVDVSDEGTKSQKINETKRKLREKLEETEQAHKTKNFIEDRVGVTKNFLSLEDATKLLNQDINEFPEDEDDYVEPQEAEDEDEEEAALLRELEKIKKEKEEIRLKEQQEQLQSEEHRQNLLSRNPLLNSSKVARWDEDVVFKNPQTEAKEKPKFLNDVVRSEFHKRFLHKYVS encoded by the exons ATGTCAACTGCCCATAGGCCAACCTGGCACAATGCTATCGGTGTGGGATTGGAAG AACGCGGTTCAACTGTAGCTGTTTCTAGTAAGGATCAGCCTTCCCATAGggaaattaaaagaagAGCGCCCGTAAACGTGGATGTGTCCGATGAAGGAACGAAATCgcaaaaaataaacgaGACTAAGCGTAAATTAAGAGAGAAACTAGAGGAAACTGAGCAGGCACataaaactaaaaactTTATAGAAGATCGTGTGGGTGTAACCAAGAACTTTTTATCCTTGGAGGACGCCACCAAGTTGCTCAACCAGGATATCAACGAGTTTCCAGAGGACGAGGATGACTACGTTGAGCCTCAGGAGGCAGAGGACgaagacgaggaggaggcaGCCCTGCTCCGCGAACtggagaagataaagaaggagaaggaggagatcCGGCTGAAGGAGCAACAGGAACAACTGCAGTCTGAGGAGCACCGCCAAAACCTTCTCAGCAGAAACCCCCTGTTAAACTCATCTAAGGTCGCAAGGTGGGACGAAGACGTAGTTTTTAAGAATCCGCAAACCGAAGCAAAGGAGAAGCCCAA GTTCCTCAACGATGTCGTGAGAAGTGAGTTCCACAAAAGGTTTTTGCACAAATATGTATCATAA
- a CDS encoding uncharacterized protein (BING4, C-terminal domain containing protein): MAATVKNTDFIYRKLFGPKDYKKKKSISNKNVHKNKSLLEHSKKDVEHTSIILPNEPGYIVASEDEKTYSLTQDKLLSIVDQGTKKKALNLNLSYGPYFVDFSPNGRYMLLGGEKGQLSMICMQTYKDFFDISVKEAIRDVKMLHNHTMLAVAQKKYIHIYDNSGSEVYILRDRMLTYKLEYLYYHYLLVSIGEFGQLCYQDVSTGELVARHNTKKGPCNVMCQNKSNAVIHLGHNDGLVSLYVPNMPKDVVKMLCHKGPITTLCVHNNYMVSSGFDGYWKVWDLRNYKECLTRQYFGSKPPTCASVSQTGILALNFGGRLEFYNDLFKDKVKASLYLKHQFHSQEIKSVAFQPFEDVCAVGTTYGISTLIVPGSGHANFDALEQNPYETGKIAKDREVQRLLEKLPPDSITLNTQPVGSYSRDLSSVQFSKEELEKAEEEKAGSGLKKKKKTRKRSDKHSAKYKAAKYNKTFMRRQQAVVDRIKSMKESGKDVDDAKKKILRKMTKKDVVKGQIRGAALSRFFKKTD, encoded by the exons atgGCAGCAACTGTTAAAAATACAGATTTTATTTATCGCAAATTGTTTGGACCTAAGGACTACAAG aaaaaaaaatcaatttcAAACAAAAATGTTCACAAAAACAAGAGCTTACTAGAACATTCGAAAAAGGACGTTGAACACACATCAATCATACTTCCTAATGAACCTGGTTATATAGTTGCTTCCGAGGATGAGAAGACGTATAGCTTGACGCAGGATAAACTACTGTCCATTGTTGACCAAGGAACTAAGAAAAAG GCCCTGAATTTGAACTTGTCATATGGACCCTATTTTGTTGATTTCTCACCGAACGGGCGCTATATGTTACTAGGAGGCGAAAAGGGGCAGCTCTCAATGATTTGTATGCAAACATACAAGGATTTCTTTGATATATCG GTAAAGGAGGCCATAAGGGACGTGAAGATGCTCCACAATCACACGATGTTGGCTGTTG CTCAAAAGAAGTATATTCACATTTACGATAACAGCGGCTCGGAAGTATATATCTTGAGAGATCGAATG TTGACTTACAAGCTGGAGTACCTCTATTACCATTACCTGCTGGTTTCCATAGGAGAATTTGGACAATTATG TTATCAAGACGTATCGACGGGAGAATTAGTAGCAAGACATAACACGAAAAAGGGCCCCTGTAACGTAATGTGCCAAAACAAGAGTAATGCAGTAATACACCTGGGACACAACGATGGATTGGTATCACTGTACGTACCAAATATGCCAAAG GATGTTGTTAAGATGCTATGCCATAAAGGGCCAATTACGACACTGTGTGTCCACAATAACTACATGGTTTCATCAG gaTTTGATGGGTATTGGAAGGTCTGGGACCTGAGAAACTATAAAGAGTGCTTAACAAGGCAGTACTTTGGATCCAAGCCGCCGACATGTGCCTCGGTCAGCCAGACAGGGATACTGGCCTTGAATTTTGGTGGAAGACTAGAGTTTTACAATGACCTTTTCAAAGATAAAGTAAAGGCAAGTCTGTACTTGAAGCACCAGTTCCACTCTCAA GAAATAAAGTCGGTTGCCTTTCAACCATTTGAAGACGTGTGCGCAGTTGGTACCACGTATGGCATTTCAACGCTGATCGTACCAGGGTCAGGGCACGCAAACTTCGATGCCCTGGAACAGAATCCATATGAAACAGGAAAG ATCGCAAAGGATAGAGAAGTGCAAAGGCTGCTTGAGAAGCTGCCCCCGGATTCAATTACACTCAACACACAGCCAGTCGGAAGTTACTCCAGAGACCTCTCAAGCGTCCAGTTCTCTAAAGAGGAGTTAGAAAAggcagaagaagagaaggCAGGCTCCGGCttaaagaagaagaagaaaacaaGGAAGAGGTCGGACAAGCACTCGGCGAAATACAAG GCCgcaaaatacaataaaacgTTCATGAGAAGGCAGCAGGCAGTTGTGGATAGGATAAAGAGCATGAAGGAATCAGGAAAGGATGTAGATGATGCtaagaagaagatactgCGTAAAATGACGAAAAAGGACGTCGTAAAGGGACAAATAAGGGGAGCAGCCTTA